From Salvia splendens isolate huo1 chromosome 3, SspV2, whole genome shotgun sequence, a single genomic window includes:
- the LOC121795654 gene encoding probable serine/threonine-protein kinase PBL11: MGCFTVLKSKKKKKKTEQTIYVKCVNPQEHSPTALPEPQCQTRSLQSAPPSFKTRVKPVQSITRVRSSRAQALSEPSSLDAAEQDALASTEYEDQEEPRSRYGSMKEYNSPSPQPLPLPSPRGTNSFKATASFKMINSSGPLDMSGPLPLPPTSHSTLAVKGTLVNFSYEELASACHNFSPERCMSEGLSYVIYRASFAEDASGSRKLEATVTRLHPCNQGLKEFVNDVNSLASLQHPYLCKLIGFHAREGSDHRILVYERLFHGSLDRLLYGRSDGPPIDWNSRMKVAFCAAHSLTFLHEEGPFQAMFHEFSTANIQIDKDFSAKLSGYGCISHIPEGDISSDSVAVANLSLEKGLLTPKSNVWSFGIVLLELLTGRKNLDSRYPKEERNLVKWSRPFLADDCRLSLIMDPQLKGRFPVKAARTVADIAQRCLLVDPSERPTMRIIVEHLKAIQDMKYTSRFPLQEPGSVSQKNMLRSPSLNGIVIPPTRSNCSPTPPTKPSMTPQSLHALPLALPPRSSSSSYMLEEIDRQESRRSSSSTICRSSVEGFC, from the exons ATGGGCTGCTTTACGGTTTTAAAgagtaagaagaagaagaagaaaactgAGCAGACAATCTATGTTAAATGCGTAAACCCCCAGGAGCATTCCCCCACTGCATTGCCGGAACCACAGTGCCAGACACGTTCTTTACAGTCTGCACCTCCAAGTTTTAAAACCAGAGTGAAACCTGTTCAGTCTATTACAAGAGTAAGAAGTAGCAGGGCTCAAGCATTATCAGAACCATCAAGTCTTGATGCTGCAGAACAAGATGCACTTGCATCTACAGAATATGAGGATCAGGAAGAACCTAGGAGTCGTTATGGGTCAATGAAAGAATATAACTCACCAAGCCCTCAACCTCTTCCGCTCCCGTCACCCCGTGGCACAAATTCTTTTAAGGCTACAGCAAGCTTCAAGATGATAAATTCCAGTGGCCCACTTGATATGTCTGGGCCGCTTCCGCTTCCTCCTACTTCACATTCGACTCTGGCAGTGAAAGGAACACTCGTTAACTTTTCGTATGAAGAGCTTGCATCAGCTTGTCATAATTTCTCTCCTGAGAGATGCATGTCCGAAGGTCTATCTTATGTCATCTACCGGGCTTCTTTTGCAGAGGATGCATCTGGATCAAGAAAACTTGAAGCCACTGTAACCCGTCTTCACCCTTGCAATCAG GGTTTGAAGGAGTTTGTGAATGATGTGAATTCCCTTGCTTCTTTACAACATCCATACCTCTGTAAATTGATTGGTTTTCATGCTCGTGAAGGCTCCGACCACAGGATATTGGTCTATGAGAGGCTATTTCATGGGAGCTTGGATCGGCTTTTATATGGAAGATCAGACGGTCCACCCATTGACTGGAATAGTAGAATGAAAGTTGCTTTCTGTGCTGCGCACAGTCTAACATTTTTACATGAGGAAGGACCCTTTCAG GCGATGTTCCATGAATTTTCAACTGCAAATATACAGATCGACAAGGATTTTAGTGCAAAACTTTCTGGTTATGGTTGTATAAGCCACATCCCAGAGGGGGATATCTCCAGTGACTCAGTT GCTGTGGCAAATCTTTCGCTGGAGAAGGGTTTGCTCACCCCGAAGAGTAATGTCTGGAGTTTTGGCATTGTGCTTCTTGAATTGCTCACGGGCAGGAAAAATCTTGACAGCCGGTATCCAAAGGAAGAGAGGAATCTAGTGAAATGGAGTCGGCCATTCCTGGCTGACGATTGTAGGTTGTCCCTAATTATGGATCCTCAGCTAAAGGGTCGTTTCCCTGTAAAAGCAGCTCGGACGGTAGCTGATATTGCTCAAAGATGTCTCCTGGTAGATCCGTCCGAGAGGCCAACCATGAGAATCATAGTGGAGCATCTTAAAGCTATACAAGACATGAAGTACACCTCTCGATTTCCTCTGCAAGAGCCAGGATCAGTTAGTCAGAAGAATATGTTGAGATCACCTAGTCTGAATGGGATTGTCATCCCGCCTACTAGATCAAATTGTTCTCCTACACCTCCAACTAAACCATCCATGACCCCTCAAAGTCTGCACGCACTACCCTTGGCTCTACCCCCTAGATCAAGTTCATCTTCGTATATGTTGGAGGAAATTGATCGACAGGAAAGCCGGAGATCGTCATCCTCAACCATTTGTAGATCTAGTGTGGAAGGATTTTGTTAG